Proteins from a genomic interval of Dehalobacter sp.:
- a CDS encoding sigma-E processing peptidase SpoIIGA, translating to MVYLDIILFINGAMDAFLLVFTAHLLRKKIQVRNLLGAVLLGELPIVFIIFGPSWVIAVSRILVPVGMVAVALRTRTILDLAKGLLYFSLLASLSAGIYYALAGWLGLEGTGLALKDLWVLPVIALILTAGCRVWEKIQKTTLFLDNVCYEVELSFENGRQAQIKALLDTGNELRDPLTGTPVMVVEEKAVAQALPEGIQRFLLMPWRESANPWTYIWNSEDPCIQKMVFISARGINGQTWLPGIRLGSVKIRQGEKVWEHAVTAALVPHGLNSEGKFVALLHPEHIQMPVGKEESA from the coding sequence ATGGTCTACCTGGATATTATTCTGTTCATCAATGGGGCTATGGATGCTTTTTTGTTGGTTTTTACGGCCCATCTGCTTCGAAAAAAGATTCAGGTTCGAAATCTACTGGGAGCAGTTCTTCTTGGCGAGCTGCCAATTGTATTCATCATCTTTGGGCCTTCGTGGGTCATCGCTGTTTCCAGAATCCTGGTTCCTGTCGGCATGGTCGCAGTGGCTTTGAGAACCAGAACAATCCTTGATCTGGCTAAAGGACTCCTGTATTTCAGTCTTCTGGCATCCTTAAGCGCCGGAATCTATTATGCGCTGGCGGGCTGGCTTGGGTTGGAAGGCACAGGACTGGCTTTAAAGGATTTATGGGTCCTGCCTGTGATTGCCCTGATTCTGACCGCAGGTTGCCGGGTTTGGGAAAAAATCCAAAAAACGACGTTATTTCTCGATAATGTGTGCTACGAGGTTGAGCTGTCTTTTGAGAATGGCCGGCAGGCACAGATTAAGGCACTGCTGGATACCGGAAACGAACTGCGGGACCCGCTAACTGGGACACCTGTGATGGTCGTGGAAGAAAAAGCTGTGGCCCAGGCCCTGCCGGAAGGAATTCAAAGGTTTCTGCTTATGCCCTGGAGGGAAAGTGCCAACCCCTGGACTTATATCTGGAACAGTGAAGACCCCTGTATACAAAAAATGGTGTTTATCTCCGCCAGGGGAATCAATGGCCAAACCTGGCTGCCGGGAATCCGGCTCGGATCTGTTAAAATCCGTCAGGGGGAAAAAGTATGGGAACATGCCGTTACCGCCGCCTTGGTCCCGCATGGTCTAAATTCGGAAGGTAAATTTGTGGCCCTGCTGCATCCGGAACATATTCAAATGCCAGTTGGCAAGGAGGAGAGCGCCTGA
- the sigE gene encoding RNA polymerase sporulation sigma factor SigE produces MSAFKRKLIFLSLKLHRVREVFYVGSSEALPPPLRLEEEEYLITRLEHGDLSVKDMLIERNLRLVVYISRKFENTGIGIEDLVSIGTIGLIKAVNTFDPAKKIKLATYASRCIENEILMYLRRNNKIRTEVSFDEPLNIDWDGNELLLSDVLGTENDIISRPIEEEVDRQLLDLAMGSLSEREKLIMELRFGMGGCEEKTQKEVADRLGISQSYISRLEKRIIRRLRKEFVRLE; encoded by the coding sequence ATGTCGGCATTTAAGAGAAAATTAATTTTTTTGTCCCTGAAACTGCATCGGGTAAGGGAGGTCTTTTATGTCGGCAGCAGCGAAGCTCTGCCGCCTCCGCTGCGCCTGGAAGAAGAGGAATATCTGATCACGAGACTCGAGCATGGGGACCTTTCGGTGAAAGATATGCTGATCGAGCGCAACCTAAGACTGGTTGTTTATATCTCCCGCAAATTTGAGAACACGGGAATCGGTATCGAGGATTTGGTCTCGATCGGGACGATCGGTTTGATTAAAGCGGTCAATACCTTTGATCCCGCCAAGAAGATCAAGCTGGCCACTTACGCTTCCCGCTGTATTGAAAATGAAATTCTGATGTATCTGCGCAGAAATAATAAAATAAGGACAGAGGTTTCTTTTGATGAACCTCTGAATATCGACTGGGACGGCAATGAGCTGCTTCTGTCCGATGTACTGGGAACCGAGAACGATATCATCTCGCGTCCGATCGAAGAGGAAGTCGACAGGCAGCTGCTGGACCTCGCTATGGGCAGTCTGAGTGAGCGGGAAAAACTGATTATGGAGCTTAGATTCGGCATGGGCGGATGCGAAGAAAAGACGCAAAAGGAGGTGGCTGACCGCCTCGGAATCTCGCAATCATACATATCCAGACTCGAAAAACGCATCATACGCAGGCTGCGGAAAGAATTTGTCCGGCTGGAATAA